In the Epinephelus lanceolatus isolate andai-2023 chromosome 6, ASM4190304v1, whole genome shotgun sequence genome, one interval contains:
- the uck2a gene encoding uridine-cytidine kinase 2-A, translating into MAGDSETKPGDQAENETVNRQPFLIGVAGGTASGKSSVCGKIMELLGQNEIDHHQRQVAILSQDSFYRVLTPEQKAKALKGQFNFDHPDAFDNDLIIATLWDIKEGKTVHIPVYDFVSHSRKEETVTVYPADVVLFEGILMFYSQEIRDLFQMKLFVDTDADTRLSRRVLRDISDRGRDLESVLAQYIMFVKPAFEEFCLPTKKYADVIIPRGVDNLVAINLIVQHIQDILNGGLTKRLNGWFNGCATAKKQPNMESSSRPH; encoded by the exons ATGGCAGGCGACAGCGAGACAAAGCCAGGTGACCAAGCCGAAAATGAGACCGTTAACCGGCAGCCTTTCCTCATCGGTGTGGCCGGAGGCACAGCCAGCGGCAAG TCGTCGGTGTGCGGCAAGATCATGGAGCTGCTGGGCCAGAACGAGATCGACCACCACCAGCGGCAAGTGGCCATCCTCAGCCAAGACAGCTTCTACAGGGTCCTCACCCCAGAGCAGAAGGCCAAGGCACTCAAGGGCCAGTTCAACTTTGACCACCCAG ATGCTTTCGACAACGATCTCATAATCGCGACTCTGTGGGACATCAAGGAGGGAAAAACCGTCCACATCCCTGTTTatgactttgtttcccattccaG GAAGGAAGAGACAGTGACGGTGTACCCTGCTGACGTGGTGCTGTTCGAGGGCATCCTGATGTTTTACTCTCAGGAGATCAGGGACCTTTTTCAGATGAAGCTGTTTGTGGACACTGACGCAGACACACGTCTGTCTCGAAGAG TGCTGCGGGATATAAGTGACCGTGGACGGGACCTGGAAAGCGTTCTAGCACAGTACATCATGTTTGTCAAGCCTGCGTTTGAGGAGTTCTGCCTGCCA ACGAAGAAATATGCTGATGTGATCATACCGAGAGGAGTTGACAATCTCG TTGCGATAAATCTCATAGTTCAGCACATCCAGGACATCTTAAACGGCGGTTTGACCAAACGGCTGAACGGTTGGTTTAACGGCTGTGCAACTGCAAAGAAGCAGCCAAACATGGAGTCAAGCAGTCGGCCCCACTGA
- the tmco1 gene encoding calcium load-activated calcium channel: MSTMFADTILIVFISVCTALLAEGITWVLVYRTEKYKRLKAEVEKQSKKLEKKKETITESAGRQQKKKIERQEEKLKNNNRDLSMVRMKSMFAIGFCFTALMGMFNSIFDGRVVAKLPFVPLSYIQGLSHRNLLGEDYTDCSFIFLYILCTMSIRQNIQKMLGLAPSRAATKQAGGFLGPPPQAAKFS; this comes from the exons ATGAGCACCATGTTCGCAGACACGATCCTGATCGTGTTCATCTCTGTCTGTACGGCGCTGTTGGCCGAAG GGATTACCTGGGTTTTAGTGTATCGCACTGAAAAGTACAAGAGGCTAAAGGCTGAAGtggaaaaacagagcaaaaaac ttgaaaagaaaaaggaaaccATCACAGAATCTGCAGGACgtcaacagaagaaaaaaattg AAAGACAAGAAGAGAAActgaagaacaacaacagagacTTGTCTATG GTTCGCATGAAGTCCATGTTCGCCATTGGCTTCTGCTTCACAGCTTTGATGGGCATGTTCAACTCCAT cttcGATGGAAGAGTTGTGGCCAAATTGCCGTTCGTGCCGCTGTCCTACATCCAGGGTCTTTCACATCGCAACCTGCTGGGCGAGGATTACACCGACTGCTCCTTTATCTTCCTCTACATCCTCTGCACCATGTCCATCAGACAG AACATTCAGAAGATGCTCGGTCTTGCACCCTCCAGAGCGGCAACTAAACAGGCCGGGGGCTTCCTGGGACCACCTCCCCAAGCAGCCAAGTTCTCCTAA
- the aatf gene encoding protein AATF yields the protein MAGSFSQELEDLLNPQPKFADPEDDDDEATKARVIERFTEEDEEEDGVGLSALRKHNTSLLSDTDRRYVGKKVSRKDLLMDIEGSGGEEDEEEEEEEEGEEEEGSIQELELDEGEESLGDEEDDDEEELVGSDAQLDAQLSSKKSGADVTFPQEVDFLKMTEGMDDLGVSEDDNDDDSGEEIEGSDEDDEDEDEMEDDDDDDDDDDDDEGAVHTFSQEKVDEEVEKGKAVKNQLALWDKLLEGRIKLQKALATANQLPQPQTLPEFKRRGGAELAGQLKNTHKALKALQRSLLELHDQLLHQNADTRTIALGEAGAQGDDEEIDSDEDEEVSVQERGAPKRKLEMAEYPDFMAKRFAAFQPYRNATLQKWHDKTRLTMGKSSKGFGAFDRNILTQVEQVLLDNERLVRRTQTRRSEYRVLGKPEASAVTSETAPADGEEAEPQLKANTHLKDLDEDIFDDDDFYHQLLRELIERRTSAADPNDQVAMGRQWLAIQKLRSKIKKKVDTKASKGRKVRFHIHSKLVNFMAPIDHSSVSDEARSELYRGLFGQNSTVRE from the coding sequence ATGGCAGGCTCGTTTTCTCAGGAGCTCGAGGACTTGTTGAATCCTCAGCCGAAATTCGCAGATCcggaggatgatgatgacgaaGCGACCAAAGCCAGAGTGATAGAGAGGTTCAccgaggaggacgaggaggaagaTGGTGTCGGCCTCAGTGCCCTGCGGAAGCACAACACATCCCTGCTGTCAGACACGGACAGACGGTATGTGGGGAAGAAGGTGTCCCGTAAAGACCTGCTGATGGACATTGAGGGATCTGGtggagaggaagatgaggaggaggaggaggaggaggagggggaggaagaggagggcagCATACAAGAGCTAGAATTAGATGAAGGGGAGGAATCTTTGGGTGAtgaagaggatgatgatgaagaggagttGGTGGGCAGTGATGCGCAACTAGATGCTCAACTTTCATCTAAGAAAAGCGGTGCTGACGTCACTTTTCCTCAGGAAGTGGACTTTCTCAAAATGACAGAGGGCATGGATGATCTGGGAGTGAGCgaagatgataatgatgatgacagtGGCGAGGAGATTGAAGgcagtgatgaagatgatgaggatgaagatgagATGGAAGAcgacgacgatgatgatgatgatgatgatgatgatgagggagCTGTTCACACATTTTCTCAGGAGAAAGTGGACGAGGAGGTCGAGAAAGGGAAGGCTGTGAAGAACCAGCTGGCCTTGTGGGACAAACTGCTGGAGGGCCGAATCAAACTCCAGAAAGCTCTGGCGACCGCCAACCAGCTCCCGCAGCCGCAGACCCTCCCAGAGTTCAAGAGGAGAGGCGGAGCGGAGCTGGCGGGGCAGCTGAAGAACACCCACAAGGCTCTGAAAGCTCTCCAGAGATCCCTGCTGGAGCTGCACGATCAGCTGCTGCACCAGAACGCAGACACGAGGACCATCGCTCTGGGGGAGGCAGGAGCTCAGGGTGACGACGAGGAGATCGACAGTGATGAGGATGAAGAGGTGTCAGTGCAGGAGCGTGGGGCACCTAAACGAAAACTGGAGATGGCGGAGTACCCGGACTTCATGGCCAAACGTTTTGCAGCGTTCCAGCCTTACCGGAACGCCACGCTGCAGAAGTGGCATGACAAGACGAGACTAACGATGGGCAAAAGCAGCAAAGGTTTCGGGGCATTCGACAGAAACATTCTGACCCAGGTTGAGCAGGTGCTGCTGGACAATGAGAGGCTTGTGCGACGCACCCAGACCCGGCGCTCTGAATACAGAGTCCTGGGGAAACCAGAGGCCTCTGCTGTCACCTCTGAGACCGCCCCTGCAGACGGAGAGGAGGCGGAGCCGCAgctgaaagcaaacacacatcTAAAGGATCTGGACGAGGACATATTCGACGACGATGATTTCTACCACCAGCTGCTCAGAGAGCTGATCGAACGCAGGACGAGTGCGGCGGACCCCAATGACCAGGTGGCCATGGGCAGGCAGTGGCTGGCCATCCAGAAGCTGCGCAGCAAGATCAAGAAGAAGGTGGACACCAAAGCCAGCAAGGGGCGCAAGGTCAGATTCCACATCCACAGCAAGCTGGTGAACTTCATGGCTCCTATCGACCACAGCTCGGTGAGCGACGAGGCGCGCAGTGAACTGTACCGTGGCCTCTTTGGACAGAACTCCACAGTCAGGGAGTGA
- the magoh gene encoding protein mago nashi homolog encodes MRTSVARLRVALASRVSFLRPHQKRSAFWRVKMSTSDFYLRYYVGHKGKFGHEFLEFEFRPDGKLRYANNSNYKNDVMIRKEAYVHKSVMEELKRIIDDSEITKEDDALWPPPDRVGRQELEIVIGDEHISFTTSKIGSLIDVNQSKDPEGLRVFYYLVQDLKCLVFSLIGLHFKIKPI; translated from the exons ATGCGCACAAGTGTCGCGAGGCTCCGGGTTGCTCTTGCTAGCCGAGTTTCGTTCCTCAGACCTCACCAAAAAAGAAGTGCTTTCTGGAGAGTAAAGATGTCAACAAGCGACTTCTATTTGAGGTATTATGTTGGACACAAGGGAAAGTTTGGACACGAGTTCCTGGAATTTGAATTCAGACCTGACG GTAAACTGAGGTATGCAAACAACAGCAACTACAAGAATGACGTCATGATCAGGAAAGAG GCATATGTACACAAAAGTGtgatggaggagctgaagaGGATCATCGATGACAGTGAAATCACCAAGGAAGACGACGCTCTGTGGCCGCCTCCTGACAGAGTTGGCAGACAG GAACTGGAAATCGTCATTGGCGACGAGCACATTTCATTCACAACTTCCAAAATTGGCTCCTTGATTGATGTCAACCAGTCAAA GGACCCTGAAGGTCTTCGTGTGTTCTACTACCTTGTGCAAGATCTGAAATGTCTCGTCTTCAGTCTCATCGGTCTACACTTCAAGATCAAGCCCATCTAA